A section of the Methanococcus vannielii SB genome encodes:
- a CDS encoding cell wall-binding repeat-containing protein produces the protein MKSISFFIPLLLLISAIPTGFAINDEVVVIASTQADAILAAQYAREMGYKFVYTPSDSLSEEAEKTIQNAKNAIIIGGPNAVSENVKNQLSAKIPNVERVFGETRVETSNALFKKLITEKPEALKNVVIAEGFNEDVTPAALSFGAPVLYYSPENFESIQETLRSLNVENAVLMGSNIPNGIRQVASEVSKSTTVASGTVENIVKTVLSAAPRINPSIVNTVSSVVYSSQTTDPLMAAITGYAEGNFGSVVPVTGISRDSINDVISSTTKFTSQISISSDNKEVSESISKTVSESGATPSTTTPSSSGGNKGGSGSSVKPEPEVYFIGIVYDANTDKIVAMKQLSPSSAPDSYSGNVITPLNYTIVSKGSQHIKFADMGSSKDTGNHLEIVSEEKVTLPKLTINSDVSNKSYGGVNITFLGNANALNLVYPIANGAITYGNPLNVTYYGNENFVNNGDKVTAHVISNRQDFRDAMTKSLNGDTTAFINMLNNADNYTTQFNSTSKTAKFMVTPKNHGENIVIITHGDNGLIPLNNNVTVLGFSGFEFLKYRLDMTKAYTSTSVSTTYDFNIGMNLNQTPANNVRYGLIGITKSGYGFTIDIEGKDTNNKNFDVSIVGNKGSSNIVGNSKIVSLNAIKVKEILEAAFTSKTAGAAYSGVSKTNSTTLSIVIDH, from the coding sequence ATGAAATCTATCAGTTTCTTTATCCCGCTTCTTCTCCTCATTTCTGCAATTCCAACCGGCTTTGCGATTAATGATGAGGTAGTTGTAATTGCATCAACTCAAGCAGATGCAATTTTAGCTGCGCAATATGCAAGAGAAATGGGATATAAATTTGTATATACTCCTTCAGACAGTTTGTCTGAAGAAGCAGAAAAAACAATCCAAAATGCTAAAAATGCAATAATTATTGGTGGCCCAAATGCGGTCAGCGAAAATGTTAAAAACCAATTATCCGCAAAAATACCTAATGTTGAAAGGGTATTTGGTGAAACTCGTGTTGAAACATCAAATGCTTTATTTAAAAAATTAATTACTGAAAAACCAGAAGCTTTAAAAAATGTTGTAATTGCAGAAGGTTTTAATGAAGATGTTACCCCTGCAGCATTGAGTTTTGGTGCACCGGTGCTATATTACTCACCTGAAAACTTTGAAAGCATTCAAGAGACATTAAGATCATTAAATGTTGAAAATGCGGTTTTAATGGGTAGTAATATACCAAATGGGATTAGGCAAGTTGCAAGTGAAGTTTCAAAGTCAACCACTGTAGCTTCAGGAACTGTTGAAAATATTGTTAAAACAGTTTTATCAGCAGCCCCAAGAATAAACCCAAGTATAGTAAATACAGTATCATCAGTAGTGTATTCAAGTCAGACAACAGACCCATTGATGGCTGCAATTACAGGATATGCTGAAGGTAACTTTGGGTCAGTTGTTCCCGTAACTGGAATTAGTAGAGATTCAATTAATGATGTAATTTCCTCAACAACGAAATTTACCTCACAAATTTCAATTTCAAGTGATAACAAGGAAGTTTCAGAAAGTATTTCTAAAACTGTATCTGAAAGTGGTGCAACCCCATCCACAACTACCCCGAGTAGTAGCGGAGGAAATAAAGGTGGAAGTGGTAGTTCAGTTAAACCTGAGCCAGAAGTTTACTTTATTGGAATAGTATATGATGCAAATACTGATAAAATCGTTGCAATGAAGCAGTTAAGTCCTTCTTCAGCTCCAGATAGTTATTCAGGAAATGTTATAACACCATTAAACTATACAATAGTTTCTAAAGGGTCGCAACACATTAAATTTGCAGATATGGGTAGTTCAAAAGATACTGGAAACCATTTAGAAATTGTTTCAGAAGAAAAAGTTACTCTTCCAAAACTCACCATAAATTCAGACGTTTCAAATAAGAGTTACGGTGGAGTAAATATTACATTTTTAGGTAATGCAAACGCTTTAAACCTAGTATACCCAATTGCAAATGGTGCTATTACTTATGGGAATCCTTTAAACGTTACTTATTATGGAAATGAAAACTTTGTAAATAACGGTGATAAAGTTACCGCACACGTAATTTCAAATAGGCAGGACTTTAGGGATGCAATGACTAAGTCGCTAAATGGAGATACTACTGCATTTATTAATATGTTAAATAATGCAGATAATTACACTACACAATTTAATTCAACATCAAAAACTGCTAAATTTATGGTAACTCCAAAAAACCATGGTGAAAATATCGTTATAATAACCCATGGTGACAACGGGCTTATTCCACTTAATAACAATGTAACAGTTTTAGGATTTAGCGGATTTGAATTCCTTAAATATAGATTGGACATGACTAAAGCATACACTTCAACATCCGTTTCAACTACGTATGATTTTAATATAGGAATGAACTTAAATCAAACACCCGCAAACAATGTAAGATACGGACTTATCGGAATTACTAAATCAGGATACGGGTTTACAATAGATATTGAAGGTAAAGATACCAACAATAAAAACTTTGATGTTTCAATTGTTGGAAACAAAGGGTCTTCAAATATCGTTGGAAATTCAAAAATAGTTTCATTAAATGCAATTAAGGTAAAAGAAATATTGGAAGCCGCATTTACTTCAAAAACAGCAGGCGCAGCATATAGTGGTGTATCAAAAACAAATAGCACTACATTATCAATAGTTATTGACCATTAA
- a CDS encoding DUF4350 domain-containing protein, with protein MEKYFKYLLILVLGITLLSLPAGIPVLKSYNEYSSFNSNLEGCSKFTKLIYNSNFEVTPILSPYDDYNFDKNGVIFIIKPELDFSLDETLKIKQFIESGNILVISDDFGSGNNLLEKLNVSERFTKGHINDIFYIKNENIIEIKLDSTLKNDKLNDFNNLNQSNSILTYYPTSIRPSKYSNVILTTSNVSSLNKRSGVYPVMLERKYGNGKIIMISDPDIFTNRLYNHNEEFLKEFLNKVTLNGVYKTIYLDEIHRKDFNFEISVYYIQKSVPKKLVLALIIITIFLFQINGNNLVVKSFNKLFSRLFNKFSKFGFLNYIFSKVFENNKLNEDEILEKVSKEHEIDVDELKRVINNIKDGKNGRKRVFK; from the coding sequence ATGGAAAAATACTTTAAATATTTATTAATTTTAGTTTTAGGAATTACCTTATTATCCCTTCCAGCAGGAATTCCGGTTTTAAAGTCATACAATGAATACAGCAGTTTTAATAGTAATTTAGAAGGATGTTCTAAATTTACAAAATTAATTTACAATTCAAACTTTGAAGTTACTCCGATATTGTCCCCATATGATGACTATAATTTTGATAAAAATGGAGTAATATTTATAATTAAACCTGAATTGGATTTTTCTTTAGATGAAACGTTAAAAATTAAACAATTTATTGAATCTGGAAATATACTTGTAATTTCAGATGATTTTGGATCGGGAAATAACTTACTTGAAAAATTAAATGTTTCAGAAAGGTTTACTAAAGGACATATAAACGACATTTTTTACATAAAAAATGAAAACATAATTGAGATTAAGTTAGATAGTACCTTAAAAAACGATAAATTAAATGATTTTAATAATTTAAACCAGAGTAACAGTATATTAACATATTATCCAACTTCAATAAGGCCTTCAAAATATTCTAACGTAATTTTAACCACAAGTAATGTTTCAAGCTTAAATAAGCGGTCTGGAGTTTATCCGGTAATGTTAGAACGAAAATATGGAAATGGAAAAATAATAATGATATCTGACCCAGATATATTTACAAATAGGCTTTATAACCATAATGAAGAATTTTTAAAAGAGTTCCTTAATAAAGTAACCTTGAACGGAGTTTATAAAACAATATATCTTGATGAAATACACCGTAAGGATTTTAACTTTGAAATAAGTGTATATTATATTCAAAAATCAGTACCTAAAAAACTTGTTTTAGCACTAATTATAATAACTATCTTTTTATTCCAGATAAATGGTAATAACTTAGTTGTTAAATCATTTAATAAATTATTTAGTAGGCTATTTAATAAATTTAGTAAATTTGGATTTTTAAACTATATATTTTCAAAAGTCTTTGAGAATAATAAATTAAATGAAGATGAAATCTTAGAAAAAGTTTCAAAAGAACATGAAATAGATGTGGACGAATTAAAACGGGTAATAAACAATATAAAAGATGGTAAAAATGGACGGAAGAGAGTTTTTAAATAA